Genomic segment of Candidatus Omnitrophota bacterium:
TAGTCATTTGTCCCGAAGGTTGTATCGAGGGGACGGAGAAGAATGCCTATACCTTTGATCCGGCTTATTGCAAGGGATGCGGCGGCTGCGCGCTGATCTGCCCGAAAAAAGATATTGAGATGGTTAAGGAAGAATCCCTTTAAAATATAAGAAAAGAGAAAGAGGGTTAAAATATGAAAGAGTTTCTTGAAGGTTCGATGGCAGTAGCAAGGGCTATACAGCTTTGTAAACCCGGAGTAATATCCGCTTATCCCATAACTCCCCAGACCCATATCGTCGAAGAGCTGGCGCAGATGGTCGCCGACGGGCATATAGACGCGCAGTTTGTCAACGTCGAATCGGAGCATTCAGCCGCTTCTGTGGTGTTGGGATCTGAGGCCGCCGGCGTGCGCTCTTACACTGCGACCAGTTCGCAGGGGCTTTTCCTGATGGCTGAGGTGGTCTTTAATATCGCGGGTATGCGCCTTCCTTTGGTAATGACCGACGCTAACCGGGCTATATCGGCGCCGATCAATATCTGGAACGATCAGCAGGACAGCATTTCACTGCGCGACGCCGGATGGATCCAGCTCTACGCCGAGGATATCCAGGAAGCGGTGGATTTGCATTTCCTGGCCTACAGATTAGCCGAGGATAAATCCATGATGCTGCCGGTAATGGTCTGTATGGACGGTTTCATCCTGACCCACGGCATTGAAACAGTGGATATGCCCAGCCAGGAGCAGGTGGATAAATTTCTCCCTCCTTACCAGGCTTTATACAAGTTGGATGTGGATAACCCCATCACCCTGGGGCCGCTGGCTGATCCGGATTATTACACGGAAACCCGTTATGCGATCCATGAAACCCAGAAAAAGGCGTTGGACCTTATCCCGAAATTAACCGCGGAATTTTCCAGGGTCTTCGGCCGTAATTATAACGGCCTGGTGGAGGGGTATCATTTGAAAGGCGCCGAAAGGGTCATCGTGGCCATGGGTTCGGTCTGCGGCACGATCAAGGATGTGGTTGATGAACTCAGGGCAAAAGGCAAGAAAGTCGGGCTGCTGAAAGTTTCATCTTTCCGCCCGTTTCCGGTCCAGGCGATCTATGAGGCGTTAAAGGGCGTTCCCAAAGTTGGTATCCTGGATAAATCAGTATCCCTGGGGTCTTACGCGCCGTTGGCCGTGGAGACCAGGGCGGTATTTTTCGGCAAAAAGAATAAACCGGAGGTTATCAGCAGCTTTGTCGCCGGGCTTGGCGGCAGGGATATCACCCCGGATTCGATAAAAGAGATCTTCCGCATGCTTACCCAGAAAGAAAAGTCCTGTGAGTTTATCGATTTGAAACCTGAACTTTTAAAGGAGAATTATGAGTAAAAATATCTTTAATTCCGGACATACTGCCTGTTCGGGCTGCGGCCAGTCAATGGCGGTAAAATTAGTTTTTGAGGCTGCGGGCCGCAATACTATGGTGGCCAACAGCACCGGATGCCTCGAGGTTTTTTCCACCAAATACCCTG
This window contains:
- a CDS encoding 4Fe-4S binding protein; its protein translation is MFGPLNCKPGTSRNNKTGSWRVESRPNFLHKNCIGCKMCLVICPEGCIEGTEKNAYTFDPAYCKGCGGCALICPKKDIEMVKEESL
- the porA gene encoding pyruvate ferredoxin oxidoreductase, whose product is MKEFLEGSMAVARAIQLCKPGVISAYPITPQTHIVEELAQMVADGHIDAQFVNVESEHSAASVVLGSEAAGVRSYTATSSQGLFLMAEVVFNIAGMRLPLVMTDANRAISAPINIWNDQQDSISLRDAGWIQLYAEDIQEAVDLHFLAYRLAEDKSMMLPVMVCMDGFILTHGIETVDMPSQEQVDKFLPPYQALYKLDVDNPITLGPLADPDYYTETRYAIHETQKKALDLIPKLTAEFSRVFGRNYNGLVEGYHLKGAERVIVAMGSVCGTIKDVVDELRAKGKKVGLLKVSSFRPFPVQAIYEALKGVPKVGILDKSVSLGSYAPLAVETRAVFFGKKNKPEVISSFVAGLGGRDITPDSIKEIFRMLTQKEKSCEFIDLKPELLKENYE